From the genome of Microtus pennsylvanicus isolate mMicPen1 chromosome 20, mMicPen1.hap1, whole genome shotgun sequence, one region includes:
- the LOC142838896 gene encoding olfactory receptor 6C2-like, producing the protein LALLSYFASVEVCRRLHHVTIMNPTVCRSLEFCSWVAVLFILIPPLSLGLKLEFCDSNIIDHFICDAFLLLKIACSGTWSMEQTVLICAVLTLIITQVCVVLSCVYIIKTVLRFPSAQQKRKAFSTCFSHMIVVSITYSSCIFIYIKPSAKEEVAINKGVTVLTTSIAPMLNPFIYTLRNKQVKQAFWDSIKRTVIFPKK; encoded by the exons ttagcactgctttcata ttttgcaTCTGTGGAAGTTTGCAGGCGGCTGCACCATGTGACTATCATGAACCCCACAGTCTGCAGGAGTCTTGAATTTTGTTCTTGGGTAgctgtcttatttattttaattcccCCACTTAGCCTCGGCCTAAAGCTGGAGTTCTGTGATTCTAATATCATTGATCATTTCATCTGTGACGCTTTCCTTCTCCTCAAAATCGCGTGTTCAGGCACGTGGTCCATGGAGCAGACAGTCCTCATCTGTGCTGTGTTGACTCTCATCATAACACAGGTGTGTGTTGTTCTCTCCTGTGTTTATATTATCAAGACAGTTCTTAGATTCCCCTCTGcccaacaaaagagaaaagcttTCTCTACCTGCTTTTCCCACATGATTGTGGTTTCCATCACCTACAGCAGCTGCATCTTCATCTACATCAAGCCTTCGGCTAAGGAGGAGGTGGCCATTAACAAGGGTGTAACAGTTCTCACTACTTCCATTGCCCCTATGCTGAACCCTTTCATCTACACACTTCGGAACAAGCAAGTCAAGCAAGCCTTCTGGGACTCAATAAAAAGAACTGTAATATTTCCCAAGAAATAA
- the LOC142838678 gene encoding olfactory receptor 6C2-like: MKNNTVTTFILLGLTDDPQLQVPIFVLLFFAYMLSVTGNLTIISLTILDSHLKTPMYFFLQNFSILEISFTSACIPRYLYNIATGDRSITYNICVIQVFFTDVFGVTEFFLLAIMSYDRYVAICKPLHYVTIMSSKVCQKLVLCCWLAGLLIILPPLTLFLNLRFCDSNVIDYFFCDASPILKISCSDTWLLEQLVIVCAVLTFILTLVCVVLSYGHIVKTILRFPSAQQRRKAFSTCSSHMIVVSISYGSCIFIYINPSAKESVAINKGVTVLMTSIAPMLNPFIYTLRNKQVRQAFSDSFRKIAMISMKKMKDQI; this comes from the coding sequence ATGAAAAACAACACAGTAACCACTTTCATTCTGTTGGGACTAACAGATGACCCTCAACTTCAGGTTCCAATTTTTGTGCTTCTCTTTTTTGCCTACATGTTGAGTGTAACTGGGAATCTGACAATCATATCCCTCACTATATTAGATTCCCACCTTAAAACACCCATGTACTTTTTTCTACAAAATTTCTCCATATTAGAAATTTCATTTACATCTGCCTGTATCCCTAGATATTTGTACAACATAGCAACAGGAGACAGGTCCATCACTTATAATATTTGTGTCATTCAAGTGTTTTTTACTGATGTTTTTGGAGTAACTGAATTTTTTCTTCTGGCCATTATGTCCTACgatcgctatgtggccatctgcaaaccCCTGCATTATGTAACCATCATGAGCAGCAAGGTGTGTCAGAAGCTTGTCCTctgctgctggctggctggcctgctGATCATACTCCCACCACTGACCCTGTTCCTAAATTTGAGATTCTGTGACTCAAATgttattgattattttttctgTGATGCATCTCCTATCTTGAAGATCTCATGCTCAGACACTTGGCTCCTAGAGCAGCTGGTGATTGTCTGTGCAGTGCTGACCTTCATTCTGACCCTCGTGTGTGTTGTTCTGTCCTACGGACACATCGTCAAGACCATTCTGAGATTCCCCTCTGCCCAGCAAAGGAGAAAGGCCTTTTCCACCTGTTCTTCTCACATGATTGTTGTTTCAATCTCTTATGGAAGCTGTATTTTCATTTACATCAACCCTTCAGCAAAGGAATCTGTGGCTATCAATAAAGGTGTCACAGTTTTAATGACATCAATTGCTCCCATGTTGAACCCTTTCATTTATACTCTGAGAAATAAGCAAGTGAGACAAGCCTTCAGTGATTCCTTCAGAAAAATTGCTATGAtctcaatgaagaaaatgaaagaccaaatatag